A window of the Anaerolineae bacterium genome harbors these coding sequences:
- a CDS encoding trimethylamine methyltransferase family protein, which translates to AFYMPRLCYRDALPAWQEKGSTDMAQRAHQYWQRLLQTHQPAEPEATIIRALEAYVERHS; encoded by the coding sequence GCCTTCTACATGCCCAGGCTGTGCTACCGCGACGCCCTGCCGGCCTGGCAGGAAAAGGGTTCGACGGACATGGCACAGCGCGCCCATCAGTACTGGCAGAGACTCTTGCAGACCCATCAGCCGGCGGAACCGGAGGCCACGATCATCCGTGCCCTCGAGGCGTACGTCGAGCGGCATTCGTGA